One window from the genome of Actinoplanes teichomyceticus ATCC 31121 encodes:
- a CDS encoding potassium channel family protein codes for MHVVIMGCGRLGSTLAQSLDARGHQVAVIDRDAEAFRRLGSDFGGITVNGIGFDRDVLRAAGIERADAFAAVSSGDNSNIISARLARETFGVHRVVARIYDAKRAQVYERLGIPTVATIRWAADRMFRHLVPEDRNEVFRDPTSVVSIVETPLHRDWVGRTLQTLEEQTGARVAYLTRFGVGALAQPSTVLQDGDQVFMLVTDDTVGKVLDIAGRAGNEGH; via the coding sequence GTGCACGTGGTGATCATGGGGTGTGGCCGGCTCGGCTCCACGCTGGCGCAGAGCCTCGACGCGCGCGGCCACCAGGTCGCCGTGATCGACCGGGACGCCGAGGCGTTCCGGCGGCTGGGCTCGGACTTCGGCGGCATCACGGTGAACGGGATCGGCTTCGACCGGGACGTGCTGCGCGCCGCCGGGATCGAGCGGGCGGACGCGTTCGCCGCGGTCTCCAGCGGCGACAACTCGAACATCATCTCGGCCCGGCTGGCCCGCGAGACGTTCGGCGTGCACCGGGTGGTGGCCCGCATCTACGACGCCAAGCGCGCCCAGGTGTACGAGCGGCTCGGCATCCCGACCGTGGCGACCATCCGCTGGGCCGCCGACCGGATGTTCCGGCACCTGGTGCCCGAGGACCGCAACGAGGTGTTCCGCGACCCGACCAGCGTGGTCAGCATCGTGGAGACGCCGCTGCACCGGGACTGGGTGGGCCGGACGCTGCAGACCCTGGAGGAGCAGACCGGCGCCCGGGTGGCGTACCTGACCCGGTTCGGGGTGGGCGCGCTGGCCCAGCCGTCCACCGTGCTGCAGGACGGCGACCAGGTGTTCATGCTGGTCACCGACGACACCGTGGGCAAGGTTCTGGACATCGCCGGCCGCGCCGGAAACGAGGGACACTGA
- a CDS encoding potassium channel family protein, with protein MRIAIAGAGNVGRSIAQELIGNGHEVMLIERQPRQLCPERVPEAQWVLADACELSSLEEADVASCDVVVAATGDDKANLVVSLLAKTEFAVGRVVARVNRAENEWLFTEQWGVDVAVSKPRLMAALVEEAVTVGDLVRLMTFRQGEANLVEITLPRNAPYEGKPLRSVPIPHDAALVAILRGKRVVVPTPDDPLEAGDELIFVCISEVEDQIRAVVLGTAP; from the coding sequence ATGCGCATCGCCATCGCGGGAGCCGGCAACGTGGGCCGCTCCATCGCTCAGGAGCTCATCGGCAACGGCCACGAGGTGATGCTGATCGAGCGGCAGCCGCGCCAGCTCTGCCCGGAGCGGGTGCCCGAGGCGCAGTGGGTGCTCGCCGACGCCTGCGAGTTGAGCAGCCTGGAGGAGGCCGACGTCGCGTCCTGCGACGTGGTGGTCGCGGCGACCGGCGACGACAAGGCGAACCTGGTGGTGTCGCTGCTGGCCAAGACCGAGTTCGCGGTCGGCCGGGTGGTGGCCCGGGTGAACCGGGCGGAGAACGAGTGGCTGTTCACCGAGCAGTGGGGGGTGGACGTGGCGGTCAGCAAGCCGCGTCTGATGGCCGCCCTGGTCGAGGAGGCGGTCACGGTCGGCGACCTGGTCCGGCTGATGACGTTCCGGCAGGGCGAGGCCAACCTGGTGGAGATCACCCTGCCCCGGAACGCGCCGTACGAGGGCAAGCCGCTGCGCTCGGTGCCGATCCCGCACGACGCCGCGTTGGTCGCCATCCTGCGTGGCAAGCGGGTCGTGGTGCCGACCCCGGACGACCCGCTGGAGGCCGGCGACGAGCTGATCTTCGTGTGCATCAGCGAGGTCGAGGACCAGATCCGCGCCGTGGTCCTGGGCACCGCGCCCTAG
- a CDS encoding DUF3159 domain-containing protein, translating into MTPGHEPRHVAHESVEERLAEDIVEELDLHPVPEPGAAATDEEEPLPSMSEQIAEQLGGVRGLIESSVPVLAFVVLNVLFGESVLGLEKRSALLWAIVGSVGSAVAIGLVRLARKQPVRHAVNGLFGIAVGAYLAWRTGEAKDFYLPGILLTFGQAGVLLLSVAFRKPLIGYAWGIMANKGRQDWFGNARLFRTFQWLTLLWVASLSLRAGIQYYLWAIGEANALGIVRILVSWPIYAATFAFTAWAIHRVTSAQRAGEAVAP; encoded by the coding sequence GTGACACCCGGCCACGAGCCGCGCCACGTGGCGCACGAAAGCGTCGAGGAGCGGCTCGCCGAGGACATCGTCGAGGAGCTGGACCTGCACCCGGTGCCGGAGCCCGGCGCCGCGGCCACCGACGAGGAGGAACCCCTCCCGTCGATGAGCGAGCAGATCGCCGAGCAGCTCGGCGGGGTCCGCGGGCTGATCGAGTCGAGCGTTCCGGTGCTCGCGTTCGTGGTGCTGAACGTGCTGTTCGGCGAGTCCGTGCTGGGCCTGGAGAAGCGTTCCGCGCTGCTCTGGGCGATCGTCGGCTCGGTCGGCTCGGCGGTGGCCATCGGGCTCGTCCGGCTGGCCCGCAAGCAGCCGGTCCGGCACGCGGTGAACGGCCTGTTCGGCATCGCCGTCGGGGCGTACCTGGCCTGGCGGACCGGGGAGGCGAAGGACTTCTACCTGCCCGGCATCCTGCTCACCTTCGGCCAGGCCGGGGTGCTGCTGCTGTCGGTGGCGTTCCGCAAGCCGCTGATCGGGTACGCCTGGGGCATCATGGCCAACAAGGGCCGGCAGGACTGGTTCGGCAACGCCCGCCTGTTCCGGACGTTCCAGTGGCTGACCCTGCTCTGGGTCGCCTCGCTCAGCCTGCGCGCCGGGATCCAGTACTACCTGTGGGCGATCGGCGAGGCGAACGCCCTCGGCATCGTCCGGATCCTGGTGAGCTGGCCGATCTACGCCGCGACGTTCGCCTTCACCGCCTGGGCCATCCACCGGGTGACCTCCGCCCAGCGCGCCGGCGAGGCGGTCGCCCCCTAG
- a CDS encoding OB-fold nucleic acid binding domain-containing protein — translation MTTEQRTGLRRFLDRLTATDSELDAQQLQRDVAKCGAMPAGQCRRGQVVSVSGRLRTVAYTPRTNLPTLEADLWDGSDVVTLVFLGRRSIAGIEPGRQLTARGRVAIRDDRKVIYNPYYELEAPR, via the coding sequence ATGACCACCGAACAGCGCACCGGCCTGCGCCGGTTCCTCGACCGGTTGACGGCGACCGACTCCGAGCTGGACGCCCAGCAGCTGCAGCGGGACGTGGCCAAGTGCGGCGCGATGCCGGCCGGCCAGTGCCGGCGCGGTCAGGTCGTTTCGGTGTCCGGACGGCTGCGGACCGTGGCGTACACTCCTCGCACCAACCTGCCCACCCTGGAGGCTGATCTCTGGGACGGCAGCGACGTGGTGACGCTGGTCTTCCTGGGCCGCCGGTCGATCGCCGGCATCGAGCCCGGGCGCCAGCTCACCGCGCGCGGCCGGGTCGCGATCCGGGACGACCGCAAGGTCATCTACAACCCGTACTACGAGCTGGAGGCGCCGCGGTGA
- a CDS encoding DUF3710 domain-containing protein yields MFSRKRGGAKHVRAADAPPSKALAQSLAADGEPPAPEFGPWDVKHAPADVQRLDLGSLQIPAIEGVEVRVQANPDGGVEQIVLVDGESALQLGVFAAPRTEGIWDEVREEIATAMAADGVQAREVSGRYGTELVARVNTPDGPADVRFVGVDGPRWMVRALFQGAAAGDPSREGVLGVALEGLVVVRDNEPRPVREPLPLRLPREMAEQGPAQQV; encoded by the coding sequence ATGTTCTCCCGTAAGCGTGGTGGCGCCAAGCACGTCCGCGCGGCCGACGCGCCGCCCTCCAAGGCGCTCGCCCAGAGCCTGGCGGCCGACGGGGAGCCCCCCGCGCCCGAGTTCGGCCCCTGGGACGTCAAGCACGCCCCGGCCGACGTGCAGCGGCTCGACCTGGGCAGCCTGCAGATCCCGGCGATCGAGGGTGTCGAGGTGCGGGTGCAGGCCAACCCGGACGGCGGGGTGGAGCAGATCGTCCTGGTGGACGGCGAGAGCGCCCTGCAGCTGGGGGTGTTCGCGGCGCCGCGGACCGAGGGCATCTGGGACGAGGTGCGCGAGGAGATCGCCACCGCGATGGCCGCCGACGGGGTCCAGGCCCGTGAGGTGTCCGGCCGGTACGGCACCGAGCTGGTGGCCCGGGTGAACACCCCGGACGGCCCGGCCGACGTGCGCTTCGTCGGCGTGGACGGTCCGCGCTGGATGGTCCGGGCGCTGTTCCAGGGCGCGGCGGCGGGCGACCCGTCCCGCGAGGGCGTGCTCGGGGTGGCGCTGGAGGGCCTGGTCGTGGTCCGGGACAACGAGCCCCGGCCGGTCCGCGAGCCGCTGCCGCTGCGGCTGCCCCGGGAGATGGCCGAGCAGGGCCCCGCACAGCAGGTTTGA
- the dut gene encoding dUTP diphosphatase — MTDVVIQVRRIDPELPLPAYAHPGDAGADLVAAEDAELTPGARVKVRTGIAVAIPDGFVGLVHPRSGLAARLGVTVLNAPGTVDAGYRGEILVNLINHDRAQTVKIARGDRIAQLVVQRVERAVFHAVDTLDDTSRGAGGHGSTGGHQAL, encoded by the coding sequence GTGACCGACGTAGTCATCCAGGTCCGAAGGATCGACCCGGAGCTGCCCCTGCCGGCGTACGCGCACCCGGGGGACGCCGGCGCGGACCTGGTGGCGGCGGAGGACGCGGAGCTCACGCCGGGTGCCCGGGTCAAGGTCCGGACCGGCATCGCGGTCGCCATCCCGGACGGCTTCGTCGGGCTGGTCCACCCGCGTTCCGGACTGGCCGCTCGCCTCGGGGTGACGGTGCTCAACGCGCCCGGTACGGTCGACGCCGGGTACCGCGGCGAGATCCTCGTCAACCTGATCAATCACGACCGGGCGCAGACCGTGAAGATCGCCCGCGGTGACCGGATCGCGCAGCTCGTCGTCCAGCGGGTGGAGCGGGCGGTGTTCCACGCGGTGGACACCCTCGACGACACCTCGCGGGGCGCGGGCGGGCACGGTTCGACCGGTGGCCACCAGGCCCTCTGA
- a CDS encoding DUF3093 domain-containing protein yields MTPQSPARGFPDRSDEFHRERLRLPWWAWPAGLLVGAILATELTLGFPGLPAWLPYAVLLPLSALLLLPLGRLRVEVRDSEFLVDDARLPVAVIADVVALDAAGKREALGVGAHPLAFVVQRPWIGGAVQVLLDDPADPTPYWVVSTRRPVELATALLAVSRRARAGQAS; encoded by the coding sequence GTGACACCCCAGTCCCCGGCCCGCGGCTTCCCGGACCGCAGCGACGAGTTCCACCGGGAGCGTCTGCGCCTGCCGTGGTGGGCGTGGCCGGCCGGTCTCCTGGTCGGCGCGATCCTGGCCACCGAGCTGACCCTGGGCTTCCCCGGGCTGCCCGCCTGGCTGCCCTACGCGGTGCTGCTGCCGCTCTCCGCCCTGCTGCTGCTCCCGCTGGGACGGCTGCGGGTCGAGGTACGCGACAGCGAGTTCCTGGTCGACGACGCGCGGCTGCCGGTCGCGGTGATCGCCGACGTGGTGGCCCTGGACGCGGCCGGCAAGCGGGAGGCACTCGGGGTCGGCGCGCACCCGCTCGCGTTCGTGGTGCAGCGCCCGTGGATCGGCGGCGCCGTGCAAGTGCTGCTGGACGATCCGGCCGATCCGACGCCGTACTGGGTGGTCAGCACCCGGCGGCCGGTCGAGCTGGCCACCGCGCTGCTCGCGGTCAGTCGCCGAGCACGCGCCGGTCAGGCCTCTTGA